One region of Pogona vitticeps strain Pit_001003342236 chromosome 1, PviZW2.1, whole genome shotgun sequence genomic DNA includes:
- the TDRD15 gene encoding tudor domain-containing protein 15 isoform X3, with the protein MRSGGMDSSLSTKFLDVDLKLMEIHYHPKEVLVKFQGQYNTEDEFDYHILQNEIQQVPKVKDSVGIGDFCLVEESDCGEWYRGRVVQRKNQIYDVFLIDCGKILSVYEAHIACATEELFQLPPKIVSGIFANILPLDEKWSPKALNYFSALRDLKIKGHVEAILQHQTLLLDVPKIASDIVELNLGKLVDGDTFCLIVEMLMESPQEPLCKQMPDLLQQKYTSSTLFSTGSEPEQPILHSLQPRLSGGEVEKGVTCWWGVLEQ; encoded by the exons gtgggatGGATTCATCGTTGTCAACCAAATTTTTGGATGTAGATTTGAAGCTAATGGAAATACACTACCACCCAAAAGAAGTACTTGTGAAATTTCAAGGCCAATATAACACAGAAGATGAGTTTGACTACCACATATTACAAAATGAAATACAGCAGGTACCAAAAGTGAAGGACAGTGTTGGCATTGGTGACTTTTGTTTAGTGGAAGAATCAGATTGTGGAGAATGGTACAGAGGAAGAGTAGTACAAAGGAAGAACCAGATCTATGATGTATTTCTTATTGACTGTGGAAAAATATTGTCAGTTTATGAAGCTCACATTGCTTGTGCCACTGAAGAGCTGTTTCAGCTTCCTCCAAAAAtagtttctgggatttttgcAAATATATTGCCACTTGATGAGAAATGGTCTCCAAAAGCATTGAATTACTTTTCAGCCTTAAGAGACTTGAAGATTAAAGGTCATGTAGAAGCCATTCTGCAGCACCAAACATTGCTCCTTGATGTGCCAAAAATAGCTAGTGATATTGTTGAACTAAATTTAGGAAAACTTGTTGATGGAGACACATTCTGTCTCATTGTAGAGATGTTAATGGAATCTCCACAAGAGCCTCTCTGTAAACAAATGCCAGATTTATTGCAACAGAAATACACAAGCTCTACATTATTCAGTACTGGAAGTGAACCAGAACAACCAATTCTGCATAGCCTCCAACCACGTTTGTCTGGTGGTGAGGTGGAGAAG GGTGTCACCTGCTGGTGGGGAGTGCTGGAGCAATGA
- the TDRD15 gene encoding tudor domain-containing protein 15 isoform X4, with protein sequence MRSGGMDSSLSTKFLDVDLKLMEIHYHPKEVLVKFQGQYNTEDEFDYHILQNEIQQVPKVKDSVGIGDFCLVEESDCGEWYRGRVVQRKNQIYDVFLIDCGKILSVYEAHIACATEELFQLPPKIVSGIFANILPLDEKWSPKALNYFSALRDLKIKGHVEAILQHQTLLLDVPKIASDIVELNLGKLVDGDTFCLIVEMLMESPQEPLCKQMPDLLQQKYTSSTLFSTGSEPEQPILHSLQPRLSGGEVEKIKI encoded by the exons gtgggatGGATTCATCGTTGTCAACCAAATTTTTGGATGTAGATTTGAAGCTAATGGAAATACACTACCACCCAAAAGAAGTACTTGTGAAATTTCAAGGCCAATATAACACAGAAGATGAGTTTGACTACCACATATTACAAAATGAAATACAGCAGGTACCAAAAGTGAAGGACAGTGTTGGCATTGGTGACTTTTGTTTAGTGGAAGAATCAGATTGTGGAGAATGGTACAGAGGAAGAGTAGTACAAAGGAAGAACCAGATCTATGATGTATTTCTTATTGACTGTGGAAAAATATTGTCAGTTTATGAAGCTCACATTGCTTGTGCCACTGAAGAGCTGTTTCAGCTTCCTCCAAAAAtagtttctgggatttttgcAAATATATTGCCACTTGATGAGAAATGGTCTCCAAAAGCATTGAATTACTTTTCAGCCTTAAGAGACTTGAAGATTAAAGGTCATGTAGAAGCCATTCTGCAGCACCAAACATTGCTCCTTGATGTGCCAAAAATAGCTAGTGATATTGTTGAACTAAATTTAGGAAAACTTGTTGATGGAGACACATTCTGTCTCATTGTAGAGATGTTAATGGAATCTCCACAAGAGCCTCTCTGTAAACAAATGCCAGATTTATTGCAACAGAAATACACAAGCTCTACATTATTCAGTACTGGAAGTGAACCAGAACAACCAATTCTGCATAGCCTCCAACCACGTTTGTCTGGTGGTGAGGTGGAGAAG attaaaatataa
- the TDRD15 gene encoding tudor domain-containing protein 15 isoform X1, which translates to MAVSPSKFYCQLLRQQMELSILTAHMSSYYETISRENVSSCDSLGVLCAARQKNGHWHRGVIQQLLSDNRVKVWFMDFGICQAVPSDGVLKLHPAFISVPRFAFPCALSCLTDEDESVRHNQLEEFKKVLLRQSAVYVHIDLFSANEHLYYVTLRKNDAVVNTACPSQENDVIPKCHPSLNVTVSCMGGDIIIPGTNPVFGHCVDRSTPQSEYSSYQKLSGFMCSPLTIPCRRSEMKIDSVCVAFLAYVLNPSNFWIQNNDHLDDFEDLMKRISAVYDASETDDKILENPQPGQMCCARYYEDMHFYRAVIIDVEDNSINVCFLDFGNTETVPLIDVRILLPEFQELPALAICCSLANAFPVCDVWTKRETDFFKTIVVDKQLTLHPIAKEENKYIVNVQCMNGTEQDDVLMLMVQAGYAEHWKMKQDPVLKIIRGSQVQRSLPKYKKVEVKSVTQKSKVVIGVNAGQNRKSRNILLMKEKHTVTSLQWETVLSSKCGKASGKFNKERHYKDYQFEPGTVLDVVCSHSASPGDFSCQIRSQLPELDNLMEQIQFHYNTNKTPYENGQVACVVKHSKDGKWYRGVVLNHLSQTEVEVLFVDYGNKETVFLRDLQAIFPDFLILESQAFRCCIGSVTESLTFDPQNWNMEACHDFQHFVESANAILTCTVSALVVRLPNHLYHVVDLLTPFTNLQQFLLERGHIQSCSFELTKSLAPSFSLRSFCYSSFNIKIGSEEEMCITHIGSPTKIFCQLSRNASDLDKIWQKIAEISQIPAQPNQTNTLCLAKYVDDGLFYRALVSSAGSLDYCLAYFVDFGNKELVRKNELLPIPDQASELLFTPMQAIKCYLADLKDTEIPVEVNTWFEKNYLGKQLKAVIVAKEYDGWFGVELSDGDLRINKKIKELIKSRKCDNKSEVTQKCAEKSTRDFLPEVKNADKMKVKNQVIEQERERKKVKPFNQSGDKLHAEYGKEIVDLQKQRSRPAKLPAAKENRCTFLQNIQGQKYQSSYGEWSTEPADYPTMQSKELLANNATASHVLKLNSSGQERNRRVKQKYMCLRQPNIEPHSKALGYISCINSLSDFYIHCADDENKIVQLADKLNGGTLVIKPETDGEIEEGDIVLAEYEYDCCIYRAIVREVKSEKSFEVEFIDYGNRSTVNASKIYKMGKIFLNIPRLSIHCFLSRAKCEFPEKDWSSDTTAYFVSKVNNQPVIFEFLQQHGEQWEVDIFCQGISVVNELMQKEVSLGLQRKLVLNLDQIRKPLPRTDADTDSNSQNKKLKNQNATESHPKVARQNVKPGQLELSEIAHVSREGHFYVKLSKNEQILSDLNMMVAQEAEKNSFLEVENIEEGLEYLTKSKATLQWHRSEIIKKYVNEESMLVFFMDLGKFEVVSLRDTQLMSDKIRSIPRNTVLCKWICIRNLSGLPFERVAEIIKCHKIKILFLRWLESAFIWEVEILIDEIMLSEFWKQSPLLQSLESCNLSDNLQVDGRVQLKQSSVSWALFQINKEYPVFVTSVTDPSDFFVQLEDSFEALKTLFKLLSNLPENLPPVPHELIVPGACSLIKTGANTKWSRVEVSEVSRISGQLTLTLIDLGISATIPISDSHKLKVIPEKLITLPRLTYPCSLSRVSPAGGECWSNEAKLKVQEFLGKQGLTFRFKRYHPKPKLEVDVFCGPKNVAEVLVASGCAVYSESASSLGSISSAERGLPNSQNCCEPPKICCQTKSAARVAWLSGEEEQPQELDLLFKGICSRGSRQSSKSLSLRKKDRQKTFLWSSRRNNGHLKCDPSLFGQFQATGTIGKTCPTNVLSEVLCEMQALYQQTTETDTLSELTTKVDGMQISEESNT; encoded by the coding sequence ATGGCAGTGAGTCCAAGTAAATTTTATTGCCAGCTGCTAAGGCAGCAGATGGAGCTCAGTATATTGACAGCCCATATGTCTTCCTATTACGAAACTATAAGTAGAGAAAATGTTTCATCGTGTGACAGTCTTGGAGTCCTCTGTGCAGCGAGACAAAAAAATGGTCATTGGCACAGGGGAGTGATACAGCAGTTACTTTCTGATAACAGAGTGAAAGTTTGGTTTATGGACTTCGGCATCTGTCAAGCTGTGCCTTCTGATGGCGTTTTGAAGCTTCACCCAGCATTCATTTCAGTGCCTAGGTTTGCATTTCCATGTGCATTGTCATGTCTTACTGATGAGGATGAAAGTGTAAGACATAATCAGCTAGAAGAGTTTAAAAAGGTCCTATTAAGACAAAGTGCTGTTTATGTCCATATTGATCTATTTAGTGCTAATGAGCACTTATATTATGTTACATTACGTAAGAATGATGCTGTAGTGAATACTGCATGCCCATCTCAAGAAAATGATGTGATCCCAAAATGCCATCCTTCTTTAAATGTGACTGTCTCTTGCATGGGGGGAGACATAATAATCCCTGGTACAAACCCTGTCTTTGGCCACTGTGTTGACAGGAGTACTCCACAGTCAGAATATTCTTCATATCAAAAGTTATCTGGTTTTATGTGCAGTCCTTTAACAATCCCTTGCAGAAGATCAGAAATGAAAATAGATTCAGTTTGTGTTGCTTTTCTAGCATATGTCTTAAATCCATCAAATTTTTGGATCCAAAATAATGATCATCTAGATGATTTTGAAGACTTAATGAAACGAATTTCAGCTGTGTATGATGCAAGTGAAACAGATGATAAGattctggaaaacccacaacctgGACAGATGTGTTGTGCACGATATTATGAGGACATGCATTTCTATAGAGCTGTCATCATAGACGTTGAGGATAATAGCAttaatgtttgttttttagatTTCGGGAATACTGAGACAGTGCCACTCATTGATGTGAGAATTTTGCTCCCAGAGTTTCAAGAATTACCAGCCCTAGCCATATGTTGTTCACTTGCTAATGCATTTCCAGTGTGTGATGTATGGACTAAAAGAGAAACTGATTTCTTCAAAACAATTGTAGTTGACAAACAACTCACGCTTCATCCCAttgcaaaagaagaaaataaatacattgttaATGTGCAGTGTATGAATGGCACAGAGCAAGATGATGTTCTCATGCTTATGGTTCAGGCTGGATATGCAGAACATTGGAAAATGAAACAAGATCCAGTTCTGAAAATCATTAGAGGTTCTCAAGTACAACGCTCACTTCCTAAATATAAAAAAGTAGAGGTTAAATCAGTTACTCAGAAAAGTAAAGTAGTGATAGGTGTCAATGCTGGTCAAAATAGGAAATCACGGAATATTTTGCTTATGAAAGAAAAGCATACTGTTACTTCCCTACAGTGGGAAACTGTACTTTCCAGTAAATGTGGAAAAGCCTCTGGAAAATTTAATAAAGAGAGGCACTACAAAGATTACCAGTTTGAACCAGGAACTGTACTTGATGTTGTATGTTCTCATAGTGCTTCACCAGGTGACTTTTCATGTCAGATACGCAGTCAGCTACCAGAACTAGATAACTTAATGGAACAAATACAGTTTCACTACAACACTAATAAGACCCCATATGAAAATGGACAGGTTGCCTGTGTTGTGAAGCATTCCAAGGATGGAAAATGGTACAGAGGTGTTGTATTGAATCATCTGTCCCAAACAGAGGTTGAAGTTCTATTCGTAGACTATGGTAATAAGGAAACAGTTTTCCTGAGAGATCTTCAAGCTATTTTCCCAGATTTTCTGATATTGGAAAGTCAAGCATTTAGATGTTGTATTGGTAGTGTCACTGAATCCTTAACATTTGACCCACAAAATTGGAATATGGAGGCATGTCATGATTTTCAGCATTTTGTGGAATCTGCCAATGCAATACTGACTTGTACAGTTTCTGCCCTGGTTGTTAGGCTTCCAAACCATTTGTATCATGTAGTTGATTTGCTGACTCCATTTACCAATTTGCAACAGTTTCTCTTAGAACGTGGTCATATCCAGTCTTGCTCTTTTGAGCTTACCAAATCACTGGCACCATCATTCTCTCTGCGCAGCTTTTGCTATTCCTCTTTCAATATAAAAATTGGAAGCGAAGAAGAGATGTGTATAACCCACATAGGAAGTCCTACAAAAATCTTTTGCCAGCTGAGTAGAAATGCAAGTGATCTAGACAAAATATGGCAGAAGATTGCAGAAATTAGCCAAATACCAGcccaaccaaaccaaacaaacacatTGTGCTTAGCCAAATATGTTGACGATGGCCTTTTCTATAGAGCTTTAGTATCTTCTGCAGGATCTTTAGATTACTGCCTGGCGTACTTTGTCGACTTTGGAAATAAGGAGTTGGTGAGAAAGAATGAATTGCTTCCAATTCCAGATCAGGCTTCAGAGTTACTTTTCACTCCTATGCAAGCTATCAAATGTTACCTTGCAGATTTAAAAGATACTGAAATTCCAGTTGAAGTAAATACTTGGTTTGAAAAGAATTACTTGGGAAAACAGCTGAAAGCAGTAATTGTAGCTAAAGAATATGATGGATGGTTTGGTGTGGAGTTGTCTGATGGAGATTtaagaataaataagaaaatcaaagaattaataaaaagcagaaaatgtgaCAATAAGTCAGAAGTTACACAGAAGTGTGCAGAGAAGTCAACTAGAGATTTTTTACCTGAGGtaaaaaatgcagataaaatgaAAGTCAAAAATCAAGTAATAgaacaagagagggaaagaaaaaaggtaaaGCCATTTAATCAGAGTGGTGACAAGTTACATGCTGAGTATGGCAAAGAAATTGTTGATTTGCAGAAACAACGCAGCAGGCCTGCAAAGTTGCCAGCAGCTAAAGAAAATAGATGTACATTTTTGCAAAATATTCAGGGGCAGAAATATCAAAGTTCATACGGAGAATGGAGTACTGAACCTGCTGATTACCCTACTATGCAGTCCAAGGAATTGCTTGCAAATAATGCAACTGCATCCCATGTATTAAAATTAAACTCTTCTGGACAAGAAAGGAATAGGCGTGTCAAGCAGAAGTACATGTGTCTTCGACAGCCTAATATTGAGCCACATTCCAAAGCTTTAGGTTATATTTCCTGTATAAATAGTCTGTCAGATTTCTATATTCATTGTGCAGATGATGAGAATAaaattgtgcagcttgctgatAAACTGAATGGAGGGACACTTGTCATAAAGCCAGAAACAGATGGTGAAATTGAGGAAGGTGACATTGTTCTAGCAGAGTATGAATATGATTGCTGCATATACAGAGCTATTGTTAGAGAAGTTAAATCAGAAAAATCTTTTGAAGTGGAGTTTATTGATTATGGTAACAGGTCAACTGTGAATGCATCAAAAATCTATAAGATGGGAAAGATTTTCTTAAATATACCAAGACTCAGCATACATTGTTTTCTTAGCAGAGCAAAATGTGAGTTCCCAGAGAAGGATTGGAGCAGTGATACTACTGCCTACTTTGTCAGTAAAGTAAATAATCAACCAGTAATATTTGAGTTTTTGCAACAGCATGGCGAACAGTGGGAGGTGGATATATTCTGTCAAGGAATATCTGTGGTCAATGAGTTAATGCAAAAAGAAGTCAGCTTAGGTTTACAAAGAAAGCTTGTATTAAATCTTGATCAAATCAGGAAACCTCTGCCAAGAACAGATGCTGACACTGATAGTAATTCCCAGAATAAAAAACTAAAAAATCAAAATGCTACAGAAAGTCATCCTAAAGTTGCCCGCCAAAATGTAAAGCCAGGACAACTAGAACTATCTGAAATAGCCCATGTTTCGAGAGAAGGACACTTCTATGTGAAGCTAAGTAAGAATGAACAAATACTGTCTGATTTAAATATGATGGTTGCCCAAGAAGCAGAGAAAAACTCCTTCCTTGAAGTGGAAAATATTGAAGAAGGTTTAGAATACCTGACAAAATCAAAAGCAACTCTCCAATGGCATCgctctgaaattattaaaaagtaTGTTAATGAAGAGAGTATGTTGGTTTTTTTCATGGATTTGGGAAAATTTGAAGTGGTGTCCCTTCGTGACACACAGCTGATGAGCGACAAGATCAGAAGTATCCCTAGGAACACAGTTCTTTGTAAATGGATTTGTATTAGAAATCTAAGTGGCCTGCCTTTTGAGAGAGTGGCAGAGATAATAAAATGTCACAAGATAAAGATCTTGTTTTTGAGATGGCTAGAATCTGCTTTTATTTGGGAAGTAGAAATACTTATAGATGAGATTATGCTTTCTGAATTTTGGAAACAGTCTCCTTTGTTACAATCTTTAGAGAGTTGTAACTTATCAGACAATTTACAGGTAGATGGAAGAGTGCAGTTGAAGCAAAGTTCAGTTTCATGGGCATTGTTCCAGATTAATAAAGAGTATCCTGTGTTTGTTACCTCAGTCACTGATCCTTCAGACTTCTTCGTCCAGCTAGAAGATTCATTTGAAGCACTGAAAACATTATTTAAGCTCCTCTCCAATCTTCCAGAAAACCTGCCACCTGTGCCACATGAACTTATTGTTCCTGGTGCCTGTTCCCTAATAAAGACTGGCGCTAACACAAAATGGAGCAGAGTCGAAGTGTCTGAAGTCTCCAGAATCTCTGGTCAGCTAACACTTACTTTGATTGATTTGGGAATATCAGCTACAATTCCCATCTCTGATAGCCACAAATTAAAAGTTATCCCAGAAAAACTTATTACCTTACCACGCTTGACTTATCCTTGCTCTTTGTCTAGGGTGTCACCTGCTGGTGGGGAGTGCTGGAGCAATGAGGCAAAACTTAAAGTTCAAGAATTTCTTGGTAAGCAAGGCCTGACATTTAGGTTCAAACGTTACCACCCTAAGCCAAAactagaagtagatgttttctgcgGGCCGAAGAATGTAGCAGAAGTGCTGGTTGCATCTGGTTGTGCTGTATATAGTGAGAGTGCTTCCTCCCTTGGTTCCATCAGTTCTGCAGAACGTGGTCTGCCAAATTCACAGAATTGCTGTGAGCCACCCAAAATATGTTGCCAGACAAAATCTGCTGCGAGGGTTGCCTGGCTATCAGGAGAGGAAGAGCAGCCACAAGAATTAGACCTGCTCTTCAAAGGCATTTGTAGCAGAGGTTCAAGACAGAGCTCAAAGAGTTTAAGTCTTAGAAAAAAAGATCGGCAGAAGACATTCTTATGGAGTAGCAGAAGAAACAATGGTCATCTTAAGTGTGACCCGAGTTTATTTGGTCAGTTTCAAGCCACAGGGACAATTGGGAAAACCTGTCCTACTAATGTGCTGTCAGAGGTTCTATGTGAGATGCAAGCCCTTTATCAGCAGACCACAGAGACTGATACTCTTTCTGAACTGACCACAAAAGTTGATGGGATGCAGATATCTGAAGAGAGTAACACGTGA